The following are from one region of the Vanessa atalanta chromosome 5, ilVanAtal1.2, whole genome shotgun sequence genome:
- the LOC125064310 gene encoding protein abrupt-like, producing the protein MADQFCLRWNNFQTNIVSALDSLKCSEDLVDVTLTCEGRNIKAHKVILSACSPYFRNVFKENPCQHPVIILKDVSADDILSLLSYMYQGEVFIEESKLSSFLHTAALLQVKGLTGVTQQSDSFFTTSATNKLYTQLTISAKPQLHVAHKETKIPALKKRRSSTSDKPNDVSFGDGNKKIKVQETSDVYCKNNGSQTTKVDNLFVPENNIDKKNEGKNEHYMTTNGKNATQVQDDIPITIKTEWDEENASPIPTQTINSENDDSLPDYENSMLARSLISGINPSKSDVCASPTLKKVPNVSDIQNIIRPKDSSIDPVNFPTLSKSPVKISPNEDSLVKTEKPSPKSDLDYEPEVLLSEHNEGTDSETYTQEQSHALLLLAGMSTVTGLTGGASTSQTMTSHQQSNHAAICGDCPHCGMKYSNQSALKYHVRLMHSDLTNRLCCYLCPRSFTMRETFKEHMWTSHGQRN; encoded by the exons ATGGCAGACCAGTTTTGTTTACGGTGGAATAACTTCCAGACTAATATAGTTAGTGCATTGGATTCATTAAAGTGCTCTGAAGATCTGGTCGATGTTACGTTAACCTGTGAAGGCAGAAATATCAAGGCCCACAAAGTAATACTGTCAGCATGCAGCCCGTACTTTAGGAATGTGTTCAAG gaGAATCCATGTCAACATccggtaataattttaaaagatgtgTCAGCTGATGATATTCTTAGTTTGTTGTCATATATGTACCAAGGGGAAGTTTTTATAGAAGAAAGTAAGTTATCATCCTTTCTGCACACAGCAGCTTTGCTACAAGTCAAAGGCTTGACAGGAGTGACACAACAg agTGACAGTTTCTTCACAACTAGTGCAACAAACAAACTGTATACTCAATTAACAATTTCTGCAAAGCCACAATTGCATGTAGCTCATAAAGAAACTAAAATCCCTGCACTGAAGAAAAGAAGGAGTAGTACATCTGATAAACCGAATGATGTGTCTTTTGGGGATGGAAACAAAAAGATTAAAGTTCAAGAAACAAGTGATGTGTACTGCAAAAATAATGGTTCCCAAACTACGAAGGTTGACAACTTGTTTGTACCAGAAAATAACATAGATAAGAAAAATGAGGGAAAAAACGAACATTATATGACAACTAATGGAAAAAATGCAACCCAg gTACAAGATGACATTCCAATTACTATAAAAACAGAATGGGATGAGGAAAATGCCTCACCTATTCCCACACAAACAATTAACTCTGAGAATGACGATAGTCTACCTGACTATGAGAACAGTATGCTTGCCAGATCTTTAATCTCAG gAATCAACCCTTCAAAAAGTGATGTATGTGCCAGTCCAACCTTGAAAAAAGTGCCAAATGTATcagatatacaaaatattattcgacCAAAAGATTCAAGCATTGATCCAGTTAATTTTCCTACCTTGTCTAAAAGCCCTGTCAAAATATCACCTAATGAAGATTCACTAGTTAAGACTGAGAAACCATCACCAAAATCTGACCTAGATTATGAACCAGAGGTATTGTTATCAGAACATAATGAGGGGACTGACTCAGAAACATACACTCAAGAACAGTCccatgcattattattattggctgGAATGTCAACAGTTACAGGCTTAACAGGTGGTGCTTCAACTTCTCAAACAATGACTTCTCATCAGCAATCGAATCATGCAGCTATATGTGGGGATTGTCCACATTGTGGaatgaaatattcaaatcaatCTGCTCTGAAGTATCATGTAAGGTTAATGCACTCGGATTTAACAAATAGGCTCTGTTGTTATTTATGTCCCCGATCATTCACAATGAGGGAAACATTCAAAGAACACATGTGGACCAGTCACGGCCAGCGAAATTAA
- the LOC125064208 gene encoding uncharacterized protein LOC125064208, translating to MDVKGSIPTKEWHIPRPSLASNNGSINDTRSRGGSASSQGSSSNHSTHSVSSGSLLLSAANLARMNGRNSVQEECEYYQSQQQSINLVKQPTMSKTVVSIPEEREATDTFWSDVKRGSMAGPDAMSVASSTHFTVVNGFTKQRPSKEPKSCCCDHSHQITVLVISMTILFSACILAAICFVEMRMRRETGMYKYS from the exons ATTCCAACTAAGGAATGGCATATACCGCGACCATCGCTGGCGAGTAATAATGGAAGCATCAATGACACGCGTTCACGCGGCGGCTCCGCCTCCAGCCAAGGCTCATCAAGTAATCACAGCACACAC AGCGTGTCTTCAGGGTCATTGTTGTTGAGTGCAGCTAACTTAGCTCGGATGAACGGCAGAAATTCAGTGCAAGAGGAATGCGAGTATTACCAAAGTCAACAGCAATCGATTAATTTGGTAAAGCAACCGACGATGTCTAAAACAGTTGTCTCAATACCCGAGGAACGTGAGGCAACTGACACGTTTTGGTCAGACGTAAAAAGAGGATCAATGGCTGGACCAGATGCGATGTCGGTCGCTAGCTCAACTCATTTTACCGTCGTGAATGGATTTACGAAGCAACGTCCCAGTAAGGAGCCGAAGTCGTGCTGCTGCGATCATTCCCACCAGATTACGGTCCTCGTTATATCAATGACAATTTTGTTTTCCGCCTGTATACTGGCAGCTATTTGTTTTGTGGAAA tGCGAATGCGCAGAGAGACTGGTATGTACAAGTACTCCTAA
- the LOC125064025 gene encoding uncharacterized protein LOC125064025 — translation MDCCNYGEYRGQAHAQYGASPGWEGYGYAPLPYTPYAHAYYSPHAHDPYTRYYRYDYPAHHVHHSDHAMSMDYGAYALKEARTRRALARRELRTHPAHLPLPHTPPLECGINGRGQGYCEPQMWSPYQMGMMGGGWSGINPANGSWASRSMCSREPMRYASDCRLIKGSNMHHQNQVCAQDGRSTPYPTYEEPHYNRENGPKQANIQEFPGRNMIPSEAARPTRDHFYAEQRRSPPEEKRPPVVPLPAFQQAFGSTEIGKFAEAFSRAEVAHETEDSTDNFMFESFQDWEASPDPQWTSQSATREIKCEENF, via the exons ATGGACTGCTGCAACTACGGCGAGTACCGCGGGCAAGCGCACGCACAGTACGGTGCGAGCCCCGGTTGGGAGGGCTACGGTTACGCACCGCTGCCTTACACGCCCTACGCGCACGCCTACTACTCACCGCACGCGCACGACCCCTATACGCGCTATTACCGCTACGATTATCCCGCGCACCACGTGCACCACAGCGACCATGCCATGTCCATgg ATTACGGCGCCTACGCGCTGAAGGAGGCGCGGACGAGACGAGCCTTGGCGAGGCGCGAGCTACGCACGCATCCCGCGCATTTGCCCTTACCGCATAcg CCACCTTTAGAATGTGGCATAAATGGCCGTGGTCAAGGCTACTGCGAACCGCAAATGTGGTCTCCTTACCAG ATGGGTATGATGGGAGGAGGCTGGAGTGGGATTAATCCTGCTAACGGTTCATGGGCTTCCCGAAGTATGTGTTCGCGGGAACCAATGCGTTACGCCTCTGATTGTAGattgataaaa GGTTCAAACATGCATCATCAAAATCAAGTTTGTGCTCAGGATGGAAGGTCAACGCCTTATCCGACGTACGAAGAACCACATTACAATAGGGAAAATGGACCGAAGCAAGCTAACATTCAAGAGTTTCCAGGGCGAAATATGATACCGTCCGAGGCGGCGCGACCGACTCGCGATCACTTCTATGCAGAGCAGCGACGTTCTCCGCCAGAAGAAAAGCGACCACCAGTAGTCCCTCTACCGGCTTTTCAACAAGCCTTCGGGTCTACTGAGATAGGTAAATTTGCCGAAGCCTTTAGTCGGGCAGAGGTCGCACATGAAACGGAGGATTCCACTGACAATTTTATGTTCGAGTCGTTTCAAGACTGGGAAGCTTCACCCGACCCACAATGGACGTCACAATCGGCAACCCGGGAAATAAAATGTGAAGAAAATTTTTGA